A genomic segment from Patescibacteria group bacterium encodes:
- a CDS encoding DUF348 domain-containing protein produces MLQAPAGHLFRTIIFGIAMTTLAVVVIGLVIGVIPPPKSALADSSRIVSVYADGHKKVITTESTTVRASLGAAGIEVHEGDLVEPNLDTDIPAGFFNVNVYRSRPVVVVDGAKKMLVQTALQSPKLIAEAAGLKTYPEDTFTLNTIADPTNVGTVGQQVVIDRATPVLIEADGKQTVVRTQQATVGALLAERDVALGPQDTVDTPREAVITPNLVIKVNRVKIVIAREETKIERATETVKDPQLEAGKTEVREEGKDGVKVAMYRVNYNNGVEAGRQLLSQQVTEQPVTKVIVVGTKQDDAWYKLRLCESGNNYGNKRNPFYRGAYQFSYGTWSAMGGSGDPADASPSEQDMRAKKLFERSGASQWPICGRFLSNS; encoded by the coding sequence ATGTTGCAGGCCCCGGCCGGACATTTGTTTAGAACGATTATTTTTGGGATTGCCATGACCACCCTGGCCGTTGTGGTTATTGGCTTAGTTATTGGAGTTATACCCCCGCCAAAAAGCGCTTTAGCCGACTCGTCACGAATAGTCAGCGTGTATGCCGACGGTCATAAAAAGGTGATTACAACCGAATCAACCACAGTCCGAGCGTCCTTGGGCGCGGCTGGGATTGAGGTGCACGAGGGCGATTTGGTTGAGCCGAATCTAGACACCGACATACCGGCCGGTTTCTTTAATGTAAACGTTTATCGGTCGCGACCGGTGGTGGTGGTTGATGGTGCAAAGAAGATGCTGGTGCAGACGGCGCTACAAAGCCCCAAGCTGATTGCCGAGGCGGCTGGGCTAAAAACCTACCCCGAGGATACCTTTACGCTCAACACAATTGCCGATCCAACCAACGTTGGTACGGTTGGGCAGCAGGTCGTAATTGACCGTGCTACGCCAGTTTTGATTGAAGCCGATGGCAAGCAGACGGTGGTGCGTACGCAACAGGCCACCGTGGGTGCGCTGCTGGCTGAGCGCGACGTCGCTTTGGGCCCGCAAGACACAGTTGATACCCCGCGTGAGGCCGTCATCACTCCTAATCTGGTAATTAAGGTTAACCGAGTTAAGATTGTGATTGCTCGCGAGGAGACCAAGATTGAGCGCGCAACCGAGACGGTTAAGGATCCACAGCTTGAGGCCGGCAAGACTGAGGTCCGCGAAGAGGGTAAAGACGGCGTTAAGGTAGCTATGTACCGCGTTAACTACAACAACGGAGTTGAGGCTGGTCGCCAGCTGCTCAGCCAGCAGGTAACCGAGCAGCCGGTAACCAAGGTGATCGTGGTTGGCACCAAGCAGGATGACGCTTGGTACAAGTTGCGTCTGTGTGAGTCGGGTAATAATTACGGCAACAAGCGCAATCCATTCTACCGCGGCGCCTACCAGTTTTCGTACGGTACGTGGTCGGCTATGGGCGGTAGCGGCGACCCAGCCGACGCCTCGCCATCCGAGCAAGATATGCGGGCAAAGAAGTTATTTGAACGTAGTGGTGCCAGCCAGTGGCCAATCTGCGGCCGGTTTTTATCGAATTCATAG
- the rsmA gene encoding ribosomal RNA small subunit methyltransferase A → MDLTNPEQLKVALELAGLRARKGLGQHFLVDQDSLQMVIGAGELQADDVVVEVGPGLGVMTLPLTQRVSKVIAIELDEELAGLLLRDKPDNLEVWQEDVLRLDFRKLPDTYKVVANIPYYLTSKLVQLFLEAPKPPKRMSLLIQKEVAQRITAQPGQMSVLAVSVQYYGQPRLVGVVERHKFWPAPKVDSAVLQVEVYDQPLFEADRAKFFRLVKAGFGERRKMLKNSLAGGLNISIELASELVLAADLLPMARAQELDMKAWERLYRAAIKRDLLN, encoded by the coding sequence ATGGATTTAACCAACCCGGAACAGTTAAAGGTGGCGTTGGAGTTGGCTGGACTGCGGGCTCGCAAGGGCTTGGGTCAGCATTTTTTGGTTGATCAGGACAGCTTACAGATGGTGATTGGCGCTGGTGAGCTGCAGGCCGATGATGTGGTGGTGGAGGTCGGACCCGGGCTGGGAGTAATGACGCTGCCACTGACTCAGCGGGTAAGCAAGGTAATCGCGATTGAGCTAGATGAGGAGTTGGCCGGTCTATTGTTGCGCGATAAGCCGGACAATTTAGAGGTTTGGCAGGAGGATGTGCTGCGCTTGGACTTCCGAAAGTTACCTGATACCTACAAAGTTGTAGCCAACATTCCGTATTATTTAACTTCTAAGCTAGTGCAATTATTCCTAGAGGCTCCCAAGCCGCCTAAGCGGATGTCATTACTGATCCAAAAAGAGGTAGCACAGCGGATTACGGCGCAGCCGGGGCAGATGAGTGTTCTGGCCGTCAGTGTGCAGTACTATGGCCAGCCGCGCTTGGTTGGGGTGGTGGAGCGACATAAGTTTTGGCCGGCACCAAAAGTTGATTCGGCGGTGCTGCAGGTTGAGGTTTACGATCAGCCGCTGTTTGAGGCCGACCGAGCCAAGTTTTTCCGCCTGGTTAAGGCCGGTTTTGGTGAGCGCCGCAAGATGCTCAAGAACAGCCTGGCCGGTGGTTTAAATATTAGTATTGAGCTTGCCAGCGAGCTGGTTTTGGCGGCAGATTTGCTGCCGATGGCTCGAGCTCAAGAGCTGGACATGAAGGCTTGGGAGCGACTGTATCGGGCGGCAATTAAGCGTGACTTACTAAACTAG
- the metG gene encoding methionine--tRNA ligase produces MSKFYITTPIYYINDNPHIGHAYTTIAADAVARWYRQAGAEVLFSAGLDENSQKTVEAAEKAGEEPQVYSDRMAKTWQDTWDTSGISYDAFIRTTSEEHKKTVYAFMEKVQAAGDFTEGEYEGLYCVGCEEFKRENDLVDGKCPLHNRVPEKRKEKNYFFKLSKYQGALLKHIEENPDFIKPESRRNEVVAFIKRGLEDISVSRQHGKWGIDWPGDNTQKIYVWFDALVHYLTVVGYPDAKSERAHFWPPDVHLVGKDIVKFHAIYWPAMLMSAGVPLPKTIFAHGFFTIEGKKISKSLGNAVDPLTLAGDYGMDALRFYLLKEIPTGSDGEFTHERFRQLYESELANDLGNAVQRVASMITRYLGGTVGEVPKSSHDTALVREYMDNLRIDKALEELWVHVKGVNQFIEEEKPWQLAKSDPEQLVRVLQQAVADLTHIATMLQAFIPATSDRIQATFAGGKVNPEVGVLFPKFDDTTSGKSTAAAE; encoded by the coding sequence ATGTCAAAGTTCTACATTACCACTCCGATTTATTACATTAACGATAATCCACATATTGGCCACGCTTATACCACGATTGCGGCCGACGCGGTGGCGCGTTGGTATCGCCAGGCTGGCGCTGAAGTTTTGTTTTCGGCGGGACTAGATGAAAACAGTCAAAAAACGGTTGAAGCGGCCGAAAAAGCTGGCGAGGAGCCACAGGTTTACTCCGACCGGATGGCCAAAACCTGGCAGGATACCTGGGATACCTCGGGCATTAGTTACGATGCCTTTATTCGGACTACAAGTGAAGAGCACAAGAAAACGGTCTACGCCTTTATGGAGAAGGTTCAGGCGGCCGGTGACTTTACCGAGGGTGAGTATGAGGGTCTGTACTGCGTTGGCTGTGAGGAGTTTAAGCGCGAAAATGACTTGGTTGACGGCAAGTGTCCATTGCATAATCGCGTTCCGGAAAAGCGCAAAGAAAAAAACTACTTCTTTAAGCTATCAAAGTACCAGGGAGCATTGCTCAAACATATTGAAGAAAATCCCGACTTTATTAAGCCAGAAAGTCGTCGCAATGAGGTAGTCGCCTTTATTAAGCGCGGGCTCGAAGACATCAGCGTGTCACGTCAGCATGGTAAGTGGGGAATTGATTGGCCGGGTGACAACACCCAAAAGATCTATGTCTGGTTTGACGCACTAGTGCACTATCTAACAGTGGTGGGGTATCCAGACGCTAAGAGCGAACGGGCGCATTTCTGGCCGCCCGACGTACACTTGGTGGGTAAGGATATTGTGAAGTTTCACGCTATTTACTGGCCGGCGATGTTGATGAGCGCTGGCGTGCCGCTGCCAAAAACCATTTTTGCGCATGGCTTTTTTACGATTGAGGGTAAAAAGATCTCAAAGTCGCTTGGTAACGCGGTTGATCCGCTAACGCTGGCCGGCGACTACGGTATGGATGCGCTTCGCTTCTATCTGCTCAAAGAGATCCCGACTGGCAGTGATGGCGAGTTTACGCATGAGCGCTTCCGTCAGTTGTACGAGTCGGAGCTGGCCAACGATCTGGGTAATGCGGTGCAACGCGTAGCTAGCATGATCACCCGATATTTGGGCGGAACCGTCGGTGAGGTTCCTAAATCGTCACACGACACCGCGCTCGTCCGCGAATATATGGATAATTTGCGGATCGATAAGGCTCTTGAAGAGCTTTGGGTGCACGTAAAGGGAGTCAACCAGTTTATCGAAGAAGAGAAGCCTTGGCAGTTAGCAAAAAGCGACCCCGAGCAGCTGGTTAGAGTGCTGCAGCAAGCGGTGGCCGATCTTACCCATATTGCCACCATGCTACAGGCCTTTATTCCGGCCACCTCAGATCGCATCCAAGCAACCTTTGCTGGCGGCAAGGTTAACCCGGAGGTCGGAGTGTTGTTTCCAAAGTTTGACGACACCACCTCGGGCAAATCGACTGCTGCAGCGGAGTAG
- a CDS encoding TatD family deoxyribonuclease, translating into MTVVAKPAGTIDSLVTDSSMALGVDTHAHLHFPQFQGQVEEVIQRANDSGIGRIINVGTSSEDSRRAVQFASRYQALSASVGIHPYEAVEAPQAIEYLSDLANERSVVAIGECGLDFAKSEATPAEQEQALRLQLELAQAKKLPVIFHVRDAFDHFWKVVSDYPSIKAVVHSFTGGRAELGRVLQRGWMVGLNGIMTFTKEPEQQAMAKEVPLTSLLLETDCPFLSPHPHRGKRNEPSRVVDIAEFLAELRGESPEDLLKNTGDNARRLFKL; encoded by the coding sequence GTGACGGTTGTAGCAAAGCCAGCTGGCACCATTGATTCCTTGGTTACCGATAGCTCGATGGCGCTCGGCGTCGATACGCATGCCCACCTGCACTTTCCGCAGTTTCAAGGTCAGGTTGAGGAGGTGATTCAGCGCGCCAATGACTCCGGAATAGGACGGATTATAAATGTAGGCACTAGTAGCGAGGATAGCCGCCGCGCGGTGCAGTTTGCTAGCCGGTATCAAGCGCTCAGTGCCAGCGTGGGCATACATCCGTACGAGGCGGTTGAGGCGCCCCAGGCAATTGAGTATTTAAGCGATTTGGCTAATGAGCGGTCGGTGGTGGCAATTGGGGAGTGCGGTCTGGACTTTGCTAAGTCCGAGGCCACCCCAGCCGAACAGGAGCAAGCCCTGCGTTTACAGCTGGAGCTGGCTCAAGCCAAAAAACTGCCGGTGATTTTTCACGTTCGTGACGCTTTTGACCATTTCTGGAAGGTAGTTAGCGATTACCCCAGTATTAAAGCGGTGGTTCATAGTTTTACCGGCGGCCGGGCGGAGCTGGGTCGCGTCTTACAGCGCGGCTGGATGGTGGGGCTAAATGGCATCATGACCTTTACCAAGGAGCCGGAACAGCAAGCGATGGCTAAAGAAGTGCCATTAACTTCTTTGTTGCTTGAAACCGATTGCCCTTTTTTGAGCCCACACCCGCATCGGGGCAAGCGTAATGAGCCATCGAGAGTGGTTGATATCGCGGAATTTTTAGCCGAGCTGCGCGGTGAGTCGCCCGAAGACTTACTAAAGAATACCGGTGACAACGCCCGAAGGCTGTTTAAGCTATGA
- a CDS encoding cysteine desulfurase: MSRPVYLDYAAATPLDPAVLAAMEPYLKDHFGNPSSDHSFGRYQREALAKAQAKIARTLGAKPTEIVLTSGTTESLNLATQGVAKRFERQSVVVSAVEHEAVLQTVSSVPGVELRLAPVGSDGQVQTDRLASLIDDTTTLICIQHTNNELGVLQPVTAVAELVDEVRRQRQEYNHDLPLYFVCDAAQAGTLNLQVDRLGVDMLAMGGSKLYGPAGTGFLYIRTGTQLEPLFFGGGQQLGVRSGTENVAGAVGLAEALELCQNDRKNEHRRLSELRRQLVDRLTAVEGVRIRTASSQHPGIISLTVEGVSGEDVVAHCDAEGFAVATGAACAASNGKPSTVLLACGLSEAQVKGSLRISLGRPTTQEEVAAFGDRFSDIVGRVRQLSGGSETG; this comes from the coding sequence ATGAGCCGGCCGGTGTATTTAGATTACGCTGCCGCCACACCGCTCGACCCAGCGGTTTTAGCGGCGATGGAGCCATATTTAAAGGACCATTTTGGCAACCCTTCGTCGGATCATAGTTTTGGGCGCTACCAGCGAGAGGCGCTGGCTAAAGCGCAGGCCAAAATTGCCCGCACGCTAGGCGCCAAGCCAACCGAAATCGTACTTACCAGCGGCACCACCGAGTCATTAAATTTGGCGACTCAGGGCGTAGCTAAAAGGTTTGAACGCCAAAGCGTGGTGGTGAGCGCGGTTGAGCACGAAGCGGTGCTCCAAACGGTCTCATCGGTGCCCGGCGTTGAGCTGCGCTTGGCGCCGGTCGGGAGCGATGGCCAGGTGCAGACCGATCGACTAGCTAGCTTAATTGACGATACTACCACCCTGATTTGTATCCAGCACACCAACAACGAGTTAGGTGTGCTGCAGCCGGTTACGGCGGTAGCCGAGCTGGTTGATGAGGTGCGCCGCCAGCGGCAGGAATATAACCATGACCTGCCACTGTACTTTGTGTGCGATGCCGCTCAGGCCGGGACACTTAACTTGCAGGTTGATCGTTTGGGAGTAGATATGCTGGCAATGGGCGGGAGTAAACTTTATGGTCCAGCTGGAACCGGGTTTTTGTATATCCGTACCGGCACGCAGCTGGAGCCTTTATTTTTTGGAGGCGGTCAGCAGCTTGGTGTGCGTAGTGGTACCGAAAACGTAGCCGGCGCAGTTGGCCTCGCTGAGGCATTGGAGCTGTGTCAAAACGATCGCAAAAACGAGCATCGTCGCTTGTCTGAATTACGACGGCAGTTGGTTGATAGGCTCACTGCAGTTGAAGGAGTGCGAATACGTACCGCTTCGTCGCAGCACCCAGGAATTATTAGCCTGACGGTTGAAGGGGTTTCGGGTGAGGATGTGGTGGCTCACTGCGATGCGGAGGGGTTTGCGGTGGCCACCGGTGCCGCTTGTGCCGCAAGTAATGGTAAGCCGTCAACGGTCTTATTGGCTTGCGGTTTGAGTGAGGCACAGGTTAAGGGCAGCCTACGCATCAGCCTGGGTCGGCCAACTACGCAAGAGGAGGTCGCAGCTTTTGGTGATCGATTTAGCGATATTGTGGGTCGGGTCCGCCAGCTATCGGGCGGCTCAGAAACAGGGTAA
- a CDS encoding YdcF family protein: MKIMQRLAIALVGLVVIIVGFIVGVGFFLSPQDKLQTADIIVAVSGGETEQRANEAISLYRRGYAPRILFSGAAADKSGPSNAAAMRNIAIESGVPAADIMVEEDSADTRQNAVNSAVILRNMDAKKIILVTSPYHQRRASTNFRQELGPNVMIINHSATDSLWSKSSWWSQPESTWLTLSELQKALYVFSTKPSDRTQ, encoded by the coding sequence ATGAAGATAATGCAGCGCTTGGCAATAGCCTTGGTTGGATTGGTGGTAATTATAGTTGGCTTTATTGTCGGCGTGGGTTTCTTTTTGTCGCCGCAAGATAAGCTACAGACCGCCGACATTATTGTGGCGGTGAGCGGCGGCGAAACCGAACAGCGCGCCAATGAGGCGATTAGCTTGTATCGTCGGGGTTATGCCCCGCGCATTTTATTTTCGGGGGCGGCTGCAGACAAGAGCGGCCCTTCGAACGCTGCTGCCATGCGTAATATTGCCATCGAGTCGGGTGTCCCGGCCGCCGACATTATGGTTGAGGAGGATTCAGCTGATACCAGGCAGAATGCGGTTAACTCGGCCGTTATTTTAAGGAATATGGATGCTAAAAAAATTATTCTAGTGACATCTCCATACCATCAGCGACGAGCTAGTACCAACTTTCGCCAGGAGTTGGGCCCTAATGTGATGATTATTAATCATTCTGCCACCGACAGTTTGTGGAGTAAGAGCTCGTGGTGGTCTCAACCGGAGTCTACCTGGTTGACGTTAAGCGAACTTCAAAAGGCTTTATACGTATTTTCAACTAAACCCAGCGATAGAACCCAGTGA